From a single Nissabacter sp. SGAir0207 genomic region:
- the fbaA gene encoding class II fructose-bisphosphate aldolase has translation MSKIFDFVKPGVITGDDVQKVFQVAKENQFALPAVNCVGTDSINAVLETAAKVKAPVIVQFSNGGAAFIAGKGLKSDQPQGAAILGAISGAHHVHQMAEHYGVPVILHTDHCAKKLLPWIDGLLDAGEKHFAATGKPLFSSHMIDLSEESLEENIEICSKYLARMAKIDMTLEIELGCTGGEEDGVDNSHMDASALYTQPEDVAYAYEKLNAISPRFTIAASFGNVHGVYKPGNVKLTPTILRDSQEFVSKKYNLPHNSLDFVFHGGSGSSAQEIKDSVSYGVIKMNIDTDTQWATWEGILKYYKENEAYLQGQLGNPKGDDQPNKKYYDPRVWLRAAQASMVTRLEQAFKELNAVDVL, from the coding sequence ATGTCTAAAATTTTTGATTTCGTAAAACCGGGTGTCATCACAGGTGATGACGTTCAGAAAGTGTTCCAAGTTGCGAAAGAGAACCAGTTCGCACTGCCAGCAGTTAACTGCGTGGGCACCGACTCCATCAACGCCGTGCTGGAAACTGCCGCTAAAGTCAAAGCGCCGGTTATCGTCCAGTTCTCCAACGGCGGCGCGGCCTTCATCGCCGGCAAGGGCCTGAAATCTGACCAGCCGCAGGGGGCTGCCATTCTGGGTGCCATCTCTGGCGCGCACCACGTGCACCAGATGGCGGAACACTACGGCGTGCCGGTAATCCTGCACACCGACCACTGCGCCAAGAAACTGCTGCCGTGGATCGACGGCCTGCTGGACGCTGGCGAGAAGCACTTCGCTGCCACCGGCAAACCGCTGTTCTCCTCCCACATGATCGACCTCTCTGAAGAGTCGCTGGAAGAGAACATCGAGATCTGCTCCAAGTACCTGGCACGCATGGCGAAGATCGACATGACCCTGGAGATCGAACTGGGCTGCACCGGCGGTGAGGAAGATGGCGTTGACAACAGCCACATGGACGCCTCCGCGCTCTACACCCAGCCGGAAGACGTGGCGTACGCTTACGAGAAGCTGAACGCCATCAGCCCGCGCTTCACCATCGCGGCCTCCTTCGGTAACGTGCATGGCGTTTACAAGCCGGGCAACGTGAAACTGACCCCGACCATCCTGCGCGACTCTCAGGAGTTCGTCTCCAAGAAATACAACCTGCCGCACAACAGCCTGGACTTCGTGTTCCACGGCGGTTCCGGCTCCTCCGCGCAGGAGATCAAAGATTCCGTCAGCTATGGCGTGATCAAAATGAACATCGATACCGACACCCAATGGGCAACCTGGGAAGGTATCCTGAAGTACTACAAAGAGAACGAAGCCTACCTGCAAGGCCAGCTGGGTAACCCGAAAGGCGACGACCAGCCGAACAAGAAATACTACGACCCGCGCGTCTGGCTGCGCGCGGCTCAGGCGTCCATGGTGACTCGCCTGGAGCAGGCGTTCAAAGAGCTGAACGCGGTAGACGTACTGTAA
- the mscS gene encoding small-conductance mechanosensitive channel MscS, whose translation MDDLNVVDTLNNAGSWLVRNQGLLIHYAVNIIAAVFILTLGFMAARFISSAIRKLMHARGIDDTVSDFLSAIVRYGVIAFTIIAALGRIGVQTASVIAVLGAAGLAVGLALQGSLSNFAAGVLLVIFRPFRAGEYVDLGGVAGTVTEVQIFHTTLRTPDDKVVVVPNGKIIAGNIINTSREPNRRTEIIVGVSYDADIDTVKKVLGDIVAADKRVMHEKGVVVRLNEMGASTLNFVVRFWTTNGDAQETFWDTLESFKRALDKHNIGIPFPQMDVHLYRADNDDSSDAAPRNLDLKKATNGQANGHAS comes from the coding sequence ATGGATGATTTGAACGTAGTCGATACTCTTAACAACGCCGGCTCCTGGCTGGTGCGTAATCAGGGGCTGTTGATCCACTATGCGGTGAACATTATTGCTGCCGTATTTATCCTGACCCTGGGCTTTATGGCGGCGCGCTTTATCTCCTCTGCCATCCGCAAGCTGATGCATGCGCGCGGCATCGATGACACCGTCTCTGACTTCCTCTCCGCCATCGTGCGCTACGGGGTTATCGCCTTCACCATCATCGCCGCGCTGGGCCGCATCGGCGTGCAGACCGCTTCGGTGATCGCGGTGCTCGGTGCCGCCGGTTTGGCCGTGGGTCTGGCGCTGCAAGGCTCGCTCTCCAACTTCGCCGCGGGCGTGCTGCTGGTGATCTTCCGTCCGTTCCGTGCCGGTGAGTACGTGGATCTGGGCGGCGTCGCTGGCACCGTGACAGAGGTGCAGATTTTCCACACCACCCTGCGTACCCCGGATGACAAGGTTGTGGTGGTGCCGAACGGCAAGATCATCGCTGGCAACATCATCAACACCTCGCGTGAGCCAAACCGCCGTACCGAGATTATCGTGGGTGTCTCCTACGATGCGGACATCGACACCGTGAAAAAGGTGCTGGGCGACATCGTGGCCGCCGACAAGCGCGTAATGCATGAGAAGGGCGTGGTAGTACGCCTGAACGAGATGGGTGCCTCCACCCTGAACTTCGTGGTGCGCTTCTGGACGACCAATGGCGACGCACAGGAGACTTTCTGGGACACGCTGGAGAGCTTCAAGCGCGCGTTGGACAAGCACAACATCGGCATCCCGTTCCCGCAGATGGATGTGCACCTCTACCGTGCGGACAACGACGACAGCTCCGACGCTGCGCCGCGCAATCTCGACCTGAAAAAGGCAACCAATGGGCAGGCCAACGGCCACGCCTCCTGA
- the argO gene encoding arginine exporter ArgO, whose translation MFSTYLQGFLLGAAMILPLGPQNAFVLYQGVRRQYHLMIAALCTLSDVLLICGGVFGGSALLSTSPLLLALVTWGGVAFLLWYGFGALRRAVQPGEEAALEAGVNQTRWRIVLTLLAVTWLNPHVYLDTFVVLGSLGGQFAPEGRRWFALGAACASLLWFFGLALLAAWLAPVLRTPRAQRIINALVGVVMWGIAFQLASQALH comes from the coding sequence GTGTTTTCCACCTACCTGCAAGGCTTCCTGTTGGGGGCGGCGATGATTCTGCCGCTCGGCCCGCAGAATGCCTTTGTGCTCTATCAGGGCGTCCGCCGCCAGTACCACCTGATGATCGCCGCGCTCTGCACCCTGAGCGACGTGCTGCTGATCTGCGGTGGGGTGTTCGGCGGCAGCGCGCTGCTCAGCACCTCGCCGCTGCTGCTGGCGCTGGTGACCTGGGGCGGCGTGGCCTTCCTGCTCTGGTATGGCTTCGGCGCGCTGCGCCGGGCGGTACAGCCGGGTGAGGAGGCCGCGCTCGAGGCAGGCGTGAACCAGACCCGCTGGCGGATCGTGCTGACGCTGCTGGCGGTCACCTGGCTCAACCCGCACGTCTATCTGGATACCTTTGTGGTGCTCGGTAGTCTGGGCGGGCAGTTCGCGCCGGAAGGCCGCCGCTGGTTTGCGCTGGGGGCCGCCTGCGCCTCGCTGCTGTGGTTCTTCGGTCTGGCGCTGCTGGCGGCGTGGCTGGCACCGGTGCTGCGCACGCCGCGCGCCCAACGCATTATCAATGCGCTGGTGGGGGTGGTAATGTGGGGCATCGCTTTCCAACTGGCGAGCCAGGCGCTGCACTGA
- a CDS encoding oxidative stress defense protein, which produces MKLKALALAAIMGVGSAATAAQAAELPEGPHVVTSGTASVDATPDIATLAIDVNVSAKEAASAKQQADARVAEYFAFLQKNGIDKKDINAANLRTQPEYNYLKDGRSELKGYRASRQVQVTLRQLDKLNDLLDGALKSGLNEIRAVELGVANPDTYRDQARQKAIDNATQQAGALAAGFKAKLGPVYSIRYHVANYQPMPVMRMFKTAESAPQGDAAQTYEQQTIHFDDQVDVVFELQRPQ; this is translated from the coding sequence GTGAAGTTAAAGGCATTGGCTTTGGCCGCAATCATGGGCGTAGGCAGCGCGGCGACTGCCGCACAGGCCGCAGAACTGCCGGAAGGGCCGCACGTGGTGACGTCCGGCACGGCCAGCGTGGACGCTACCCCAGACATCGCCACTCTGGCGATTGATGTGAACGTGTCGGCGAAAGAGGCGGCATCGGCCAAGCAGCAGGCGGACGCCCGTGTGGCGGAGTACTTCGCCTTCCTGCAAAAGAATGGCATCGACAAAAAAGACATTAACGCCGCCAACCTGCGCACCCAGCCGGAGTATAACTACCTGAAAGATGGCCGCTCGGAGCTGAAAGGCTACCGCGCCTCGCGTCAGGTACAGGTGACGCTGCGCCAGCTCGACAAGCTGAACGATCTGTTGGATGGCGCGCTGAAGTCGGGCCTGAATGAGATCCGCGCCGTGGAGTTGGGGGTGGCGAACCCGGACACCTACCGCGATCAGGCGCGCCAGAAGGCGATTGATAACGCCACCCAGCAGGCGGGCGCGCTGGCGGCGGGCTTCAAGGCCAAACTGGGGCCGGTCTACAGCATCCGTTACCATGTCGCCAACTACCAGCCGATGCCGGTAATGCGCATGTTCAAAACGGCGGAGTCCGCCCCGCAAGGTGACGCGGCGCAAACCTATGAGCAGCAAACCATCCACTTTGACGATCAGGTCGATGTGGTGTTTGAGCTACAACGCCCGCAGTAA
- a CDS encoding LysR family transcriptional regulator ArgP — protein sequence MKRPDYRTLQALDAVIRERGFERAAQKLCITQSAVSQRIKQLENLFGQPLLVRTVPPRPTEQGQKLLALLHQVELLEEEWLGNDTGSDSPLLLSLAVNADSLATWLLPALKPVLADSPIRLNLQVEDETRTQERLRRGEVVGAVSIQPQPLPSCLVDQLGALDYLFVASKGFAERYFPNGVTRSALLKAPAVAFDHLDDMHQAFLQQNFDLSPGSVPCHIVNSSEAFVQLARQGTTCCMIPHLQIERELESGELIDLTPGLFQRRMLFWHRFAPESRMMRKVTDALIAYGHQVLRQD from the coding sequence ATGAAACGCCCAGACTACCGAACGTTGCAAGCACTGGACGCGGTGATCCGTGAGCGCGGTTTTGAGCGCGCGGCACAGAAACTTTGCATCACACAATCGGCAGTATCCCAACGCATCAAACAACTCGAAAACCTGTTCGGCCAGCCGCTACTGGTGCGCACCGTGCCGCCCCGCCCCACCGAGCAGGGGCAGAAGCTGCTGGCGCTGCTGCATCAGGTGGAGCTGCTGGAAGAGGAGTGGCTGGGCAACGACACTGGCAGTGACTCGCCGCTGCTGCTGTCGCTGGCGGTCAACGCCGACAGTCTGGCGACCTGGCTGCTGCCAGCGCTGAAGCCGGTGCTGGCCGACTCGCCGATTCGCCTCAATCTCCAGGTGGAAGATGAGACCCGCACCCAAGAGCGGCTGCGGCGTGGTGAGGTAGTGGGCGCGGTGAGTATCCAGCCCCAGCCGCTGCCGAGTTGTCTGGTCGACCAACTGGGGGCGCTCGACTACCTGTTCGTCGCCTCAAAGGGGTTTGCTGAGCGCTACTTCCCGAACGGCGTCACCCGCAGCGCGCTGCTGAAAGCGCCGGCGGTGGCCTTCGATCACTTGGATGACATGCATCAGGCGTTTTTGCAGCAGAATTTCGACCTGTCACCCGGCAGCGTCCCCTGCCATATCGTGAACTCCTCGGAAGCCTTTGTGCAGCTGGCACGCCAGGGCACCACCTGTTGCATGATCCCACACCTGCAAATTGAGCGTGAACTGGAGAGCGGCGAGCTGATTGACCTGACGCCCGGCCTGTTCCAACGGCGGATGCTGTTCTGGCACCGTTTCGCGCCGGAGAGCCGCATGATGCGGAAAGTGACGGATGCGCTGATCGCCTACGGCCATCAGGTACTGCGGCAGGATTAA
- the rpiA gene encoding ribose-5-phosphate isomerase RpiA, with protein MTQDELKKAVGWAALDYVTPGTVVGVGTGSTAAHFIDALGSIKHQIEGAVSSSDASTARLKSLGIPVFDSNEVDVLDVYVDGADEINGHMQMIKGGGAALTREKIIAAMARKFVCIVDASKQVDVLGHFPLPVEVIPMARAYVARELVKLGGLPEYRQGVVTDNGNIILDVRSLTILDPVALENTINGIPGVVTVGLFANRGADVALIGTPEGVRTVK; from the coding sequence ATGACTCAGGATGAACTGAAAAAAGCGGTTGGCTGGGCGGCCCTGGACTACGTGACGCCGGGCACGGTGGTCGGTGTCGGCACCGGATCGACCGCCGCGCACTTTATCGATGCGCTTGGCTCCATCAAACACCAGATTGAGGGCGCGGTCTCCAGCTCCGACGCCTCCACCGCCCGGCTCAAGAGCCTCGGCATCCCGGTGTTCGACAGCAACGAGGTGGACGTACTGGACGTCTATGTGGATGGCGCGGATGAGATCAACGGCCATATGCAGATGATCAAGGGCGGCGGCGCGGCGCTGACGCGTGAGAAGATCATCGCCGCGATGGCGCGCAAGTTCGTCTGTATCGTGGATGCCTCCAAACAGGTCGATGTGCTGGGCCACTTCCCGCTGCCGGTAGAGGTGATCCCAATGGCGCGCGCCTACGTGGCCCGCGAGCTGGTGAAGCTGGGCGGCCTGCCGGAGTACCGTCAGGGCGTGGTGACCGACAACGGCAACATCATCCTGGATGTGCGCAGCCTCACCATCCTTGACCCGGTGGCGCTGGAGAACACCATCAACGGCATTCCGGGCGTGGTGACGGTCGGGCTGTTCGCCAACCGCGGCGCGGATGTGGCGCTGATCGGCACGCCAGAGGGTGTCCGCACCGTAAAATAA
- the serA gene encoding phosphoglycerate dehydrogenase — translation MAKVSLEKDRIKFLLVEGVHQSTIESLRAAGYTNIEYHKGALDTEALKASIRDAHFVGIRSRTQLTEEVFAAAEKLIAVGCFCIGTNQVDLKAATKRGIPVFNAPFSNTRSVAEMVIGELLLMLRGIPAANAKAHRGIWNKLAVGSFEARGKRLGIIGYGHIGMQLGVLAEGLGMHVYFYDIENKLPLGNAQQVRHLSELLNMSDVVSLHVPETPSTQEMMGAEEFKLMKPGAILINASRGTVVDIPALCDALASKHLSGAAIDVFPVEPATNSDPFISPLCEFDNVILTPHIGGSTQEAQENIGSEVAGKLSKYSDNGSTLSAVNFPEVSLPAHGINASRLLHIHENRPGVLTRINQIFAEQGINIAAQYLQTSPEIGYVVIDVESEGVETALQLMKEIPGTIRTRLLY, via the coding sequence ATGGCAAAAGTATCACTGGAGAAGGACAGAATTAAGTTTCTGTTAGTAGAAGGGGTCCATCAGAGCACCATCGAAAGCCTGCGTGCTGCCGGATACACCAACATTGAGTACCACAAGGGTGCGCTGGACACTGAGGCGCTGAAAGCCTCGATCCGCGACGCGCACTTTGTCGGCATCCGATCGCGCACCCAGCTGACTGAAGAGGTGTTCGCCGCCGCAGAGAAGCTGATCGCCGTGGGCTGCTTCTGTATCGGCACCAACCAGGTTGACCTGAAGGCGGCCACCAAGCGTGGCATCCCGGTCTTCAACGCGCCTTTCTCCAATACCCGATCCGTCGCCGAAATGGTGATCGGCGAACTGCTGCTGATGCTGCGCGGCATCCCGGCGGCCAACGCCAAGGCCCACCGTGGCATCTGGAACAAGCTGGCGGTTGGCTCCTTTGAGGCGCGCGGCAAACGCCTCGGCATCATTGGCTACGGCCACATCGGTATGCAGCTTGGCGTGCTGGCCGAAGGGCTGGGGATGCACGTCTACTTCTACGACATCGAGAACAAACTGCCGCTCGGCAATGCCCAGCAGGTGCGCCACCTGTCGGAGCTGCTCAACATGAGCGACGTGGTCTCGCTGCATGTGCCGGAAACCCCCTCCACCCAAGAGATGATGGGTGCGGAAGAGTTCAAGCTGATGAAGCCGGGCGCGATCCTGATCAATGCTTCGCGCGGCACGGTGGTCGATATCCCAGCCCTGTGCGACGCCCTCGCCAGCAAGCACCTGTCGGGTGCGGCCATCGACGTCTTCCCGGTCGAGCCAGCCACCAACAGCGACCCGTTCATCTCGCCGCTGTGCGAGTTCGACAACGTGATCCTGACGCCACACATCGGCGGCTCCACCCAGGAAGCGCAGGAGAACATCGGCTCGGAAGTGGCCGGCAAGCTGAGCAAATACTCTGACAATGGCTCCACGCTCTCAGCCGTCAACTTCCCGGAAGTGTCGCTGCCAGCGCATGGCATCAACGCCAGCCGTTTGCTGCACATCCACGAAAACCGCCCCGGCGTGCTGACGCGCATCAACCAGATCTTCGCGGAGCAGGGCATCAACATCGCGGCCCAGTACCTGCAAACCAGCCCGGAGATTGGTTACGTGGTGATCGACGTGGAGAGCGAAGGCGTGGAGACCGCGCTGCAACTGATGAAAGAGATCCCGGGCACCATCCGTACCCGCTTGCTCTACTGA
- a CDS encoding 5-formyltetrahydrofolate cyclo-ligase yields the protein MKFADDSALSIPVLRQQLRTEVRQRRRALSAGQQRRAGQQVAERVMNHPRIVAAQSVAVFLSFDGELPTRPTIEALWSLGKRVVLPVLHPFSPGHLLFLDYAPQTALAANRLGILEPPLDVRHLLPLQQLDVILTPLVAFDDSGQRLGMGGGFYDRTLATWQAHGPYPIGLAHECQQVAAIPAEVWDVPLPEILTPAKHWQW from the coding sequence ATGAAATTCGCAGACGACAGCGCGCTCTCCATCCCTGTATTACGCCAGCAACTGCGCACTGAAGTGCGGCAGCGTCGTCGCGCCCTGAGCGCCGGTCAGCAACGGCGGGCGGGCCAACAGGTGGCCGAACGGGTGATGAATCATCCGCGCATTGTGGCGGCGCAGAGCGTGGCGGTGTTTCTCTCCTTTGATGGCGAACTACCGACCCGCCCCACCATTGAGGCGCTGTGGTCGCTGGGCAAACGGGTGGTACTGCCGGTGCTGCACCCCTTTTCGCCGGGGCATCTGCTGTTCCTGGATTATGCGCCGCAGACGGCGCTGGCCGCCAACCGCCTTGGCATTCTGGAGCCGCCGCTGGATGTGCGCCACCTTCTGCCGCTGCAACAACTCGATGTGATCCTCACCCCTTTAGTGGCCTTTGACGACAGCGGCCAGCGGCTCGGTATGGGCGGCGGTTTCTACGACCGCACGTTGGCGACGTGGCAGGCGCATGGCCCCTACCCGATTGGTCTGGCGCATGAGTGCCAACAGGTGGCGGCCATTCCGGCGGAAGTCTGGGACGTGCCGCTGCCAGAGATCCTCACCCCCGCCAAACATTGGCAGTGGTAG
- the zapA gene encoding cell division protein ZapA: MAAQPVDIQIFGRSLRVNCPPEQQDALNLAAEDLNQRLQDLKVRTRVTNTEQLVFIAALNVCHELAQERLKTRDYAANMEQRIRMLQQTIEQALLEQGRISERQGAPFE; the protein is encoded by the coding sequence ATGGCTGCACAACCGGTAGACATTCAAATTTTTGGCCGTTCATTACGGGTGAACTGCCCGCCAGAGCAACAGGATGCATTGAATCTGGCCGCAGAAGATCTGAACCAACGGTTGCAAGATCTTAAAGTTCGCACTAGAGTCACAAATACGGAACAGCTAGTTTTCATCGCGGCATTGAACGTTTGTCACGAACTGGCGCAAGAGCGCTTGAAAACCCGTGACTATGCCGCCAATATGGAACAACGTATCCGGATGCTGCAACAGACCATCGAACAGGCGTTGCTGGAGCAAGGTCGTATCTCTGAACGTCAGGGCGCGCCCTTCGAATGA
- a CDS encoding YecA family protein, whose product MSINNSYPTYDTINQALRQQAVALTAAEMHGLISGLLCGGNHDASWQTLVHDLTNEGIAFPQALSAPLQALHQATRESLEDDGFQFRMLMPDDDASVFDRADALAGWVNHFLLGLGMVQPKLNQVKDEVGEAIDDLRNIAQLGYDEDEDQEELEQSLEEVVEYVRVAAILCHSEFGQQGPTAPEVRKPTLH is encoded by the coding sequence ATGTCGATAAATAATAGCTACCCCACCTATGACACCATCAATCAGGCGCTGCGCCAGCAGGCCGTCGCCCTGACGGCCGCCGAGATGCACGGCCTGATCAGCGGCCTGCTGTGTGGCGGCAACCACGATGCCAGCTGGCAGACGCTGGTGCATGATCTGACCAACGAGGGCATCGCCTTCCCGCAGGCGCTGAGCGCGCCGTTGCAGGCGCTGCATCAGGCGACCCGCGAGTCGCTGGAGGATGATGGCTTCCAGTTCCGGATGCTGATGCCAGATGATGACGCCAGCGTGTTTGACCGCGCTGACGCACTGGCCGGCTGGGTCAACCACTTCCTGCTGGGTCTGGGCATGGTGCAGCCGAAGCTCAACCAGGTGAAGGATGAAGTGGGCGAGGCGATCGATGACCTGCGCAACATCGCCCAGCTTGGCTACGATGAGGATGAGGACCAAGAGGAGCTGGAGCAGTCGCTGGAGGAGGTGGTGGAGTACGTGCGCGTCGCGGCGATCCTCTGCCACTCTGAGTTTGGCCAGCAAGGCCCGACCGCGCCGGAAGTGCGCAAGCCGACGCTGCACTAA
- the pepP gene encoding Xaa-Pro aminopeptidase — MTQQEYQNRRQALLAKMAPASAALIFAAPEAVRSADSDYPYRQDSDFWYLTGFNEPEAVLILIKSDETHNHSVLFNRVRDLTAEIWFGRRLGQEAAPARLGVDRALPFPEIGDQLHLLLNGLDVVYHAQGQHAYADAIVFGALDKLRKGARQNLIAPATLTDWRPWLHEMRLFKSAEELEIMRRAGQITAQAHTRAMQQCRPGMFEYQLEAEIHHEFTRHGARYPSYNTIVGSGDNACILHYTENESEMQAGDLVLIDAGCELQGYAGDITRTFPVNGRFSPAQRAIYDLVLAAEYRALALFRPGTSIRDVTEQVVRVMIEGLVALGILHGETDQLLAEQAHRPFFMHGLSHWLGLDVHDVGRYGVDRDRVLEPGMVLTVEPGLYIAPDADVPAEYRGIGVRIEDDILITEEGNEILTGGVVKEADEIEALMAAARQ, encoded by the coding sequence ATGACCCAACAGGAGTATCAGAACCGCCGCCAGGCGCTTTTGGCGAAGATGGCGCCGGCCAGTGCGGCCCTCATTTTTGCCGCCCCGGAAGCTGTCCGCAGCGCCGACAGCGACTACCCGTACCGTCAGGACAGCGACTTCTGGTATCTCACCGGCTTCAACGAGCCGGAAGCGGTACTGATCCTGATCAAAAGCGACGAGACGCACAACCACAGCGTGCTGTTCAACCGGGTGCGCGACCTGACGGCCGAGATCTGGTTTGGCCGTCGGCTTGGGCAGGAGGCGGCCCCCGCCCGGCTCGGGGTGGATCGCGCCTTGCCGTTCCCGGAGATTGGCGATCAGCTGCACCTGCTGCTCAACGGGCTGGACGTGGTCTACCATGCGCAGGGGCAGCACGCCTACGCCGATGCCATTGTGTTCGGCGCGCTGGATAAATTACGCAAGGGCGCACGCCAGAACCTGATCGCCCCCGCCACCCTGACGGACTGGCGGCCGTGGCTGCATGAGATGCGCCTGTTCAAGTCCGCCGAGGAGCTGGAGATCATGCGCCGCGCTGGCCAGATCACCGCGCAGGCCCACACGCGGGCGATGCAGCAGTGCCGTCCCGGCATGTTCGAATACCAGCTGGAGGCGGAGATCCACCACGAGTTCACCCGCCACGGCGCGCGTTACCCCTCCTACAACACCATCGTCGGCAGCGGCGACAACGCCTGCATCCTGCACTACACCGAAAATGAGAGCGAGATGCAGGCGGGCGATCTGGTGCTGATTGACGCTGGCTGCGAGCTACAGGGCTACGCTGGCGACATCACCCGCACCTTCCCGGTCAATGGCCGCTTCAGCCCGGCGCAACGCGCTATCTATGATCTGGTGCTGGCTGCCGAGTACCGCGCGCTGGCACTGTTCCGCCCCGGCACCAGCATCCGTGACGTCACCGAGCAGGTGGTACGGGTGATGATCGAGGGGCTGGTGGCGCTCGGCATCCTGCATGGCGAAACCGACCAGTTGCTGGCGGAGCAGGCGCACCGCCCGTTCTTTATGCATGGCCTGTCGCACTGGCTGGGGCTGGACGTGCATGACGTCGGCCGTTACGGCGTCGATCGTGACCGGGTGCTGGAGCCGGGCATGGTGCTGACCGTCGAGCCGGGGCTGTATATCGCGCCGGATGCCGACGTACCGGCCGAGTACCGCGGCATTGGCGTGCGCATCGAGGATGACATCCTGATCACCGAGGAGGGCAATGAGATCCTCACCGGCGGCGTGGTAAAAGAGGCGGATGAGATTGAGGCATTGATGGCGGCGGCACGGCAATGA
- the ubiH gene encoding 2-octaprenyl-6-methoxyphenyl hydroxylase has product MSIIIVGGGMVGATLALAVSALSGGRLPVDLIEAMRPEDRRHPGFDSRALALAQGTCQQLARIGIWPALRDLATPITHVHVSDRGHAGFVNLHARDFNVTELGNVLELHDAGRRLFDLLRKAPGVRLHCPAKVVEVTRSADHASVTLESGETLTASLLVAADGSHSALAKACGVEWQVSDYPQVAAIANVTTALPHQGRAFERFTEHGPLALLPMSQGRSSLVWCHPRDQQAAVRGWDDAEFSARLQQAFGWRLGKILQVGKRDCYPLQLRAAHSHISHRLALAGNAAQTLHPIAGQGFNLGLRDVMTLAETLADAAARGQDPGSWAVLSAYQARRQPDQQATVGVTDGLIHLFANRYAPLAVGRNLGLMAMEQTPLLRDAFARRTLGWVAR; this is encoded by the coding sequence ATGAGCATCATTATTGTAGGCGGCGGCATGGTCGGGGCCACGCTGGCGCTGGCGGTGTCGGCGCTGAGCGGCGGCAGGCTGCCGGTGGATCTGATCGAGGCGATGCGTCCCGAGGATCGCCGCCACCCCGGTTTTGACTCCCGGGCGCTGGCGTTGGCGCAGGGCACCTGCCAGCAACTGGCGCGTATCGGCATCTGGCCAGCGCTGCGCGACCTCGCTACCCCGATTACCCACGTCCACGTCAGCGATCGCGGCCATGCCGGGTTTGTGAACCTGCACGCCCGCGATTTCAACGTCACCGAGCTGGGCAACGTGCTGGAGCTGCATGACGCTGGCCGACGGCTGTTTGACCTGCTGCGCAAGGCGCCCGGCGTGCGGCTGCACTGCCCGGCGAAAGTGGTGGAGGTGACCCGCAGCGCCGACCACGCCAGCGTGACGCTGGAGAGCGGCGAGACGCTGACCGCCAGCCTGCTGGTGGCGGCGGATGGCTCCCACTCGGCGCTGGCGAAAGCCTGTGGCGTGGAGTGGCAGGTGAGCGACTACCCGCAGGTGGCGGCCATCGCCAACGTCACCACCGCGCTGCCGCACCAAGGGCGCGCCTTTGAGCGCTTCACCGAGCACGGGCCGCTGGCGCTGCTGCCGATGTCGCAGGGGCGCAGTTCGCTGGTGTGGTGCCACCCGCGTGACCAGCAGGCGGCGGTGCGTGGCTGGGATGACGCCGAGTTCAGCGCGCGCCTGCAACAGGCCTTCGGCTGGCGGCTCGGCAAGATCCTCCAGGTCGGCAAGCGTGACTGCTACCCGCTGCAACTGCGCGCCGCCCACAGCCACATCAGCCACCGGCTGGCGCTGGCTGGCAACGCCGCCCAGACGCTGCACCCGATTGCCGGGCAGGGCTTTAACCTCGGCCTGCGTGACGTAATGACGCTGGCGGAGACGCTGGCCGACGCCGCCGCGCGCGGGCAAGACCCCGGCAGTTGGGCAGTGCTGAGCGCCTATCAGGCACGCCGCCAGCCAGACCAGCAGGCCACCGTCGGTGTGACGGATGGCCTGATTCACCTTTTCGCCAACCGTTATGCGCCACTCGCCGTGGGGCGTAACCTCGGCCTGATGGCAATGGAACAGACCCCACTGCTGCGTGACGCCTTTGCCCGCCGTACCCTGGGATGGGTGGCGCGCTGA